The Oryza glaberrima chromosome 9, OglaRS2, whole genome shotgun sequence genome includes a window with the following:
- the LOC127784994 gene encoding uncharacterized protein LOC127784994 translates to MAPLTSQSTATAAAMIAMKPPAPAKNIATLLPPGAKCRRAFLRGVIAAGAGGSLLVAGDGGGIASAASKRRAPPAAAAPEERKDPSVSGVQAKVLASKKRKEAMKEFVAKMREKGKPVSQ, encoded by the exons ATGGCTCCCCTCACATCACAGAGcacggccacggcggccgccATGATCGCGATGAAGCCTCCTGCTCCAGCCAAGAACATCGCCACCCTTCTCCCTCCCGGAGCCAAATGCAGAAG GGCGTTTCTGCGTGGCGtgatcgccgccggcgctggtGGCTCGCTGCTGgtcgccggtgacggcggcggcattgcCTCCGCGGCCTCCAAGaggcgggcgccgccggcggcggcggcgccggaggagaggaaggaCCCCAGCGTCAGCGGCGTGCAGGCGAAGGTGCTGGCCagcaagaagaggaaggaggccATGAAGGAGTTCGTGGCCAAGATGAGGGAGAAAGGCAAGCCTGTCAGTCAATAA
- the LOC127783825 gene encoding uncharacterized protein LOC127783825 gives MEATAVSLARSVLDGVLNRAGSAVADEAALLLGVRREVEFIRDELDMMRSFLKVATANPDADDTVRTWVKQVRDLAYDVEDSLLDFALFADTSSSSSSSSWWLPWRIAERHRVAARIRELKASVEELNQRFLRYRIVVEHPRASRGGGASDDQQQLHDHDGQYYSAELAFQESDIIGRAREKAEVTALVLSGCGGGDVVGGGALGVVSVWGMGGMGKSSLVRMVYNDPELLDAFDCGAWVTVPHPLDSADEFVRRLRRHLAVGKDQDVHSYLREKRYVIIVDDLHSREEWEHIWPVLHVDGGKGSRVVVTTRREDVARHCAGLVREGHGHVYELRPLGREESKDLFCQKVYKSTEYILEKEMEDLAGPILKRCRGLPLAISTIGGLLANRPKTGIEWIKLDEHLGAELESSDLRNITKVIVSSYDGLPYYLKSIFLYLSIFPENHEIRCTRLLRRWMAEGYIAKNRDMPVEEVGQRFYNELINRSMIQPSKKRISPSVSVDRCRVHSMVLQIILSKSIEENQLFIIKKHCNEVPQSKIRHLVVSRWKRRDERLENINFSYVRSLTVFGDCPASLISPKMRLLRVLDLEDSLNLKNEDLRHVGELHHLRYLCLRGTEISKLPSLQNLRYLETLDIQDTKVTQLPDGIAKLEKLRYLLAGVNFSKELLHKVEQPETDNSKANQLGNMLSCLYCNSSDYCGISSLDRVSVRAPEGVEKLRDLHMLGVINVGHGNGVVGKIKKLTNLRRLGVSGVLKEEGQDLCKSIEKLSRLQRLELRSDSLKFLAESEFAAPKHLLSLRLYGNLVRLPKWIGSLNDLAKLKLLGTQLKQGEIMHLGKLRNLAFLGLWDNSYVGYSLHFGPGTFPKLKFLDIDGLKNIETVAIENGAMPELEQLWVNDCKELLDSKDGLSGVPHLTNLNELLVKKCGEKENLMEILQTQVSEHSKRPKFLIGKSIVTTSPKRQRTEIFCLVGDRRIQMGLTLLPTLYIYTLWYIFNLLLSSYMDSPYYLLLQQTLRKTLSYKTFANALIDRAEQSKARREMEATAVSLARTVLDGVLGGAGSAVADEAALLLGVPREVDFIRSELEMMQSFLRATSGCAGDTARTWVKQVRDLAYDVEDCLLDFALHAHAHASSSSCAPPLWLRPWRLAERHRVAARIRELKASVEELNQRNHRYHVVPVLAAGDQQQPQHEPPAAPPPARGEHHHLRFRDWQVIGRGEEESELAKLISSGGDDDAETRRRVVSVWGMGGMGKSSVARSVYNDPAIVDGFDCRAWVTVPHPLDSAGEFKRRLVAQLETEVDGGGGGDDVSAWLRQKRYLIVVDDVRSLEEWEHIEPCLVESDAGGGRVIVTTRQVDVAQRCVRGMEHAYELKTLAAPHDMRLLCQKVYKDPEYTLQLHMLEEANKILGRCRGLPLAIATIGGLLANRPKTSAEWKNLRIHLGSELEFDQDINSINRVITSSYDGLPYHLKSCFLYLSIFPENHEIRCTRLVRRWIAEGYIAKRRDMTVEEVGQKHYNDLMNRSMIRPMKKKIGASMAVERCQVHGMVLQIILSKSIEENQLFIIDKHCNEVPQSKIRHLVVTRWKRSEEKMATNINLSLVRSLTVFGECPASLISPKLRLLRVLDLENAVDLENDDLRHIGDLHHLRYLGLRGTNISRLPSSLQNLKCLETLDVQDTKVTHLPDGTAKLEKLRYLLAGVNFAEDLAEKMQTNAKNKANKCNGNLLETLADVVCRCRRGFSECCESSSSCFAGHFSVRAPEGIEKLRNLHMLGVVRIERDSGVAQKLGKLISLRRLGVDLDATGEEGKALCNSIQKLARLERLEVRSKSLLFLNDLNGLAPKHLLSLRLYGHLEKLPDWVSSLNDLAKVKLLETQLEQKDINLLGNLSNLTSLGLWGKSFAGVSLHFSRDMFKNLKSLHIQGLENLETLNFEKSAADRLEKLLVKKCFALSDNERGISDILFLKNIVEITLISKGDKPHLQKGLQRQVSEFELVNKRRPKLQIVNSMSGRSPRANTIVG, from the exons atggaggcgacggcggtgagctTGGCGCGGTCGGTGCTGGACGGCGTGCTGAACAGGGCgggctccgccgtcgccgacgaggcggcgctgctgcttGGCGTGCGGCGGGAGGTGGAGTTCATCCGCGACGAGCTGGACATGATGAGATCATTCCTCAAGGTGGCCACGGCGAaccccgacgccgacgacaCCGTGCGGACGTGGGTGAAGCAGGTGCGCGACCTCGCCTACGACGTCGAGGACTCCCTCCTCGACTTCGCGCTCTTCGCCGACacgtcctcctcgtcctcctcgtcgtcgtggtgGCTCCCGTGGCGCATCGCCGAGCGCCACCGCGTCGCGGCGAGGATCCGGGAGCTGAAGGCGAGCGTCGAGGAGCTCAACCAGCGCTTCCTTCGGTACCGCATCGTCGTCGAACACCCGCGCgcgtcgcgcggcggcggcgcctccgacGACCAGCAGCAGCTTCACGACCACGATGGGCAGTACTACTCGGCGGAGCTGGCGTTCCAGGAGTCGGACATCATCGGGCGGGCGAGGGAGAAGGCGGAGGTGACGGCGCTCGTCCtctccggctgcggcggcggcgacgtcgtcggcggcggcgcgctggggGTGGTGTCGGTGTGGGGGATGGGCGGGATGGGGAAGTCGTCGCTGGTGCGGATGGTGTACAACGACCCGGAGCTCCTCGACGCCTTCGACTGCGGCGCGTGGGTGACGGTGCCGCACCCGCTCGACAGCGCCGACGAGTtcgtgcggcggctgcggcgccacctcgccgtcggcaAGGACCAGGACGTGCACTCCTACCTCCGGGAGAAGCGGTACGTGATCATCGTCGACGACCTGCACAGCCGGGAGGAGTGGGAGCACATCTGGCCGGTGCTGCACGTCGACGGCGGCAAGGGCAGCCGCGTGGTGGTGACGACGCGGCGGGAGGACGTCGCGCGCCACTGCGCGGGGCTCGTGCGCGAGGGGCACGGCCATGTCTACGAGCTCAGGCCGCTTGGGCGGGAAGAGTCAAAGGATCTCTTTTGTCAGAAG GTCTACAAATCAACCGAGTACATATTGGAGAAGGAAATGGAGGATCTAGCTGGTCCTATCTTAAAGAGATGCCGGGGGCTTCCACTGGCCATATCCACTATAGGAGGTCTGTTAGCCAATAGACCCAAAACAGGCATAGAGTGGATAAAGTTGGATGAACACCTTGGTGCAGAGCTGGAGTCGTCTGACCTTCGTAACATCACTAAAGTGATTGTTTCAAGTTATGATGGCTTGCCATATTATTTGAAATCAATATTCTTATACCTCAGTATTTTCCCTGAGAATCATGAGATCAGATGCACCCGCTTGTTGAGGCGTTGGATGGCAGAAGGGTACATAGCAAAGAACCGTGATATGCCGGTGGAGGAAGTGGGGCAGCGTTTCTACAATGAGCTCATCAACAGAAGTATGATCCAACCCTCCAAGAAGAGGATTAGCCCCAGCGTGAGTGTGGATCGCTGTCGGGTTCACAGCATGGTGCTACAGATCATCCTGTCCAAGTCCATTGAGGAGAACCAACTCTTCATCATCAAGAAACACTGCAATGAGGTTCCACAAAGTAAGATACGCCATCTGGTAGTATCCAGGTGGAAAAGGAGGGATGAGAGgctagaaaatataaatttttcgTATGTTCGATCACTAACAGTGTTTGGGGATTGCCCTGCTTCTCTCATATCTCCTAAAATGCGTCTTCTGCGAGTTCTGGACCTGGAAGATTCACTTAACCTGAAGAATGAAGACCTCAGGCACGTAGGAGAGCTTCACCATCTAAGGTATCTTTGTTTGAGAGGTACAGAGATATCAAAGCTTCCATCTTTGCAGAACCTTCGGTACCTCGAGACGCTAGACATCCAAGACACAAAGGTGACACAGCTCCCTGACGGAATTGCAAAACTTGAGAAGCTACGCTATCTTCTTGCTGGCGTCAACTTCTCAAAAGAGTTGCTGCACAAGGTGGAACAGCCGGAGACAGATAATAGCAAGGCCAACCAGCTGGGCAACATGTTATCATGCTTATATTGCAACAGCAGTGATTATTGCGGGATTTCTAGCTTGGATCGAGTTAGTGTAAGAGCTCCTGAGGGAGTTGAGAAGCTAAGGGATTTGCACATGTTGGGTGTGATCAATGTTGGCCATGGCAATGGAGTGGTAGGGAAGATTAAGAAGCTAACAAACTTGCGAAGGTTAGGAGTCTCAGGTGTCCTTAAGGAAGAAGGGCAGGACTTATGCAAGTCAATAGAGAAGCTAAGTCGTTTGCAGCGGCTTGAGCTGCGCTCTGATTCCCTAAAGTTTCTTGCTGAAAGTGAATTCGCAGCACCAAAACATCTTCTTTCACTTAGGCTATATGGCAATCTAGTCAGGTTGCCTAAATGGATTGGTTCACTCAATGATCTGGCGAAGCTGAAGCTGCTGGGGACACAATTGAAGCAGGGAGAAATCATGCACCTCGGGAAGCTGCGCAACCTAGCATTTCTCGGCTTGTGGGACAACTCTTATGTAGGGTATTCACTGCATTTTGGTCCTGGCACATTCCCAAAACTCAAGTTCCTTGACATTGATGGGCTGAAGAACATTGAAACGGTGGCGATCGAGAATGGCGCGATGCCTGAGCTTGAACAACTCTGGGTGAACGACTGCAAAGAACTACTTGATAGTAAAGATGGTTTATCAGGAGTACCACATCTGACAAACCTGAATGAGCTTCTTGTGAAGAAGTGTGGTGAGAAGGAGAACCTGATGGAGATACTGCAAACACAGGTCAGCGAACACAGTAAACGCCCGAAGTTCCTCATTGGTAAATCCATTGTAACAACAAGCCCCAAACGACAGCGAACAGA AATATTTTGTCTGGTTGGTGACAGAAGAATCCAA ATGGGTCTTACCTTATTACCCactctatacatatatacattatGGTACATCTTCAATCTACTATTGTCATCTTACATGGACTCACCTTATTATCTACTTTTGCAACAAACATTGAGGAAGACCTTATCTTATAAGACGTTTGCTAATGCACTCATagacagagcagagcagagcaaagCAAGGAGAGAGATGGAAGCGACGGCGGTGAGCTTGGCGAGGACGGTGCTCGACGGCGTGCTcggcggcgcgggctcggccgtcgccgacgaggcggcgctccTGCTGGGCGTGCCGCGGGAGGTGGACTTCATCCGGAGCGAGCTCGAGATGATGCAGTCCTTCCTCAGGGCGACCTCCGGCTGCGCCGGCGACACGGCGAGGACGTGGGTGAAGCAGGTGCGCGACCTCGCCTACGACGTCGAGGACTGCCTCCTCGACTTCGCGCtgcacgcgcacgcgcacgcctcgtcgtcctcctgcgcgccgccgctctggcTCCGGCCGTGGCGCCTCGCCGAGCGCCACCGCGTCGCGGCGCGGATCCGGGAGCTCAAGGCCAGCGTGGAGGAGCTCAACCAGCGGAACCACCGGTACCACGTCGTGCCCGTTCTCGCCGCCGGGGatcagcagcagccgcagcacgAGCCAccagctgctcctcctcccgcgcgcgGCGAGCACCACCACCTGCGCTTCCGCGACTGGCAGGTCatcggccgcggcgaggaggagagcgagCTTGCCAAGCTCATCagctccggcggcgacgacgacgcggagaCGAGGAGGCGGGTGGTGTCGGTGTGGGGGATGGGCGGGATGGGGAAGTCGTCGGTGGCGAGGTCGGTGTACAACGACCCGGCCATCGTCGATGGCTTCGACTGCCGCGCCTGGGTGACCGTGCCGCACCCGCTCGACAGCGCCGGCGAGTTCAAGCGGCGGCTGGTGGCGCAGCTGGAGACCGAggtagacggcggcggcggcggcgacgacgtctcGGCGTGGCTCAGGCAGAAGCGGTACCTGATCGTGGTGGACGACGTGCGGTCGCTGGAGGAGTGGGAGCACATCGAGCCGTGCCTCGTGGAgagcgacgccggcggcgggcgggtgaTCGTGACGACACGGCAGGTAGACGTCGCCCAGCGGTGCGTGCGGGGAATGGAGCACGCGTACGAGCTCAAGACACTCGCTGCTCCGCATGACATGAGGCTGCTGTGTCAAAAG GTGTACAAGGATCCCGAATATACCTTACAATTGCATATGCTAGAGGAAGCTAATAAAATCTTGGGGAGATGCCGTGGGCTTCCGCTTGCCATTGCCACCATAGGAGGTCTTCTGGCCAACAGGCCCAAAACAAGCGCAGAATGGAAGAATCTGCGCATCCATCTTGGTTCGGAGCTAGAGTTTGACCAGGACATCAATAGCATCAACAGAGTTATCACCTCAAGCTATGATGGGCTACCGTATCATCTGAAGTCCTGCTTTCTGTACCTCAGTATTTTTCCTGAGAACCATGAGATCAGATGTACTCGTTTGGTTCGGCGGTGGATAGCAGAAGGGTACATAGCAAAGCGGCGTGATATGACCGTCGAGGAAGTTGGGCAGAAGCATTACAATGACCTCATGAACAGGAGCATGATCCGACCAATGAAGAAGAAGATTGGGGCCAGCATGGCAGTTGAACGTTGTCAGGTTCATGGCATGGTGCTCCAAATAATCTTGTCCAAGTCAATCGAGGAGAACCAACTATTTATCATTGACAAGCACTGCAATGAGGTTCCACAGAGTAAGATACGACACTTGGTAGTGACAAGATGGAAGAGGTCGGAGGAGAAGATGGCAACAAACATAAATCTATCTCTAGTTCGGTCACTGACAGTGTTTGGAGAGTGTCCTGCGTCTCTAATCTCCCCTAAACTACGATTGCTGAGGGTTCTTGATTTGGAAAATGCAGTTGATCTAGAGAATGACGACCTCAGGCACATCGGGGATCTACACCATTTAAGGTACTTAGGTCTGCGAGGAACAAATATATCAAGACTTCCTTCTTCTCTGCAGAACCTTAAATGCCTGGAGACTTTAGATGTTCAGGACACTAAGGTGACACATCTCCCGGATGGAACTGCCAAACTGGAGAAGCTGCGCTATCTTCTTGCCGGCGTCAACTTCGCAGAAGACTTGGCAGAGAAGATGCAAACAAATGCAAAGAACAAGGCAAACAAATGCAATGGAAACCTCTTGGAAACCTTGGCAGACGTTGTATGCAGGTGCCGTCGTGGTTTTAGTGAATGTTGTGAATCTTCATCTTCCTGCTTTGCAGGCCACTTCAGTGTAAGGGCTCCTGAGGGAATTGAGAAGCTAAGGAACCTGCACATGCTGGGGGTTGTGCGCATTGAACGAGACAGCGGAGTGGCACAGAAGCTGGGGAAACTAATTAGCTTGCGTAGATTAGGAGTGGATTTGGATGCCACTGGAGAAGAAGGGAAGGCATTGTGCAATTCAATCCAAAAACTTGCTCGACTGGAACGACTTGAAGTCCGCTCTAAGTCGCTTCTATTTCTGAACGACTTGAATGGATTAGCCCCAAAGCATCTCCTGTCACTCCGGTTGTATGGCCATTTAGAAAAATTACCTGACTGGGTTAGTTCCCTCAATGATCTAGCCAAGGTAAAGCTTCTTGAGACACAATTGGAGCAAAAAGACATTAATCTACTCGGGAACCTGAGCAACCTGACTTCTCTTGGATTGTGGGGGAAGTCCTTTGCAGGGGTGTCACTGCATTTTAGCAGGGACATGTTCAAGAATCTCAAATCGCTTCATATTCAAGGGCTGGAAAACCTCGAGACTCTGAATTTTGAGAAAAGTGCAGCGGATAGGCTTGAGAAACTTCTAGTGAAGAAATGTTTTGCATTGAGCGACAACGAACGGGGAATATCTGATATACTGTTCCTAAAGAACATAGTTGAAATTACCCTGATAAGTAAGGGTGACAAACCGCATCTGCAGAAGGGATTGCAAAGGCAAGTTAGTGAATTTGAGCTTGTCAATAAGAGACGCCCTAAGCTTCAAATTGTTAATTCCATGTCAGGGAGGAGCCCAAGGGCCAATACTATTGTAGGataa